The sequence AACGCCGGGGGGGTGCCTCTATGTCTGCAGTGCTCTTTCTCACTGGTCCTTCAGTGTTGGTCGCGGCCCTTAGTCTGAAGTAGAGCCCTTTGGATggcaagaaagaaaagagggcgGACCGTCTGCACACGCTACCTTTTGTGGCCCCAAAGTACTTGGAACCGGAAACGGGTGCTGTGGCAAGTAGGCTATCCAGTGGGAAACGAGCATTGCAGACTCATCAGCACGATGGAAGGGGCTTTCACCTAGAATAAGCCTCGCCCTCCATAGGACACACATCCCCTTAAAATGTACAGATGTGAAATGAAGCCTGAGCCAAATTCATCTGTGTCACCCAACTCACTAATGAAGCTTTccgtacgctggatgaactcagcaggtcgggcagtatcagtcagaaatgatgagtcgactcGTAGTTTCTGACTGATgccgcccaacctgctgagttcatccagtgtactgaaagtgttgctttgatcttttacagcatctgcagattattttgtgttcactagTGAAGCTCACATGAAGAATGGCCCATTGTGTGATACAAGAGAGTGACACTGGTGTCCAGAAAGTATTAATGCTTAGGAAGGACAACGCAATAAATAGATTTAAAAGCAAAATAATGTGAATATTAATTTATTAACTTCCGCAGTAAATCTCTATAATCAATCCCCCTATAAATTATTTATAATGTCATTAATGATTGGTGTAGTGGTATGTTCTAACATTTAAATACAGATTTTGATTCTAGTTTCTGGGGCTTGAGGGTAGAACTTAGGTTAAAAGTTATTATACAAAAGCTCAGTAATGTTTGAAAGGTTTATAAACGTGAATAATATGGGCACTAACATGATAGTTTACACTAGTTCTAAGGAAGTTGAAGGTTGGCAAAAAATGGAAATTGTAGTAcccaaaaatatttttatttgttcTCGGGATGTTGGTGACGCTGGCAAGACCTCACTTATTGCCCATTCCTAGTTGCCTTGAGGTGGTGATGGttggctgccttcttgaaccactgcaatcCTTGTGGTGATGGTGCCATAAAAGTAGACAGTGGAACATCAGGTGGATTTCATTTTCAAAGGTAAAGTGTCTGCATAAGAACCACTGGAATAGAATGTAAGGCTGAAGTTTAGCAGCAGGACTGTTGACGGTTGCAAATAAATTAACCACTTAAATTATTCAACATGGAAAATAAATTTGTtttggtgattttttttattatttggtgTATCGATCAACTATTCTACCTGGGTAATAGCTGTTGCAGGAGGAGGAAGGCAGTCAGCAAGAGCGTGTTCTGCCTGATGCAATACAAAGTGTTAGTGCTGATAAATCTGTAAATCTGTCAGGGTATTATAATTTGGTCCATCTGCGATTTTAATACCCTGTTTCTAGTgagctaaaaaaaaacacaagcactAGAACTCTAGAGCAATAGCTGTAACCTGGCATTTTTAGTCAAAACATGTATTCTGAAATTGGCGTAACAAGCATTCACATAGCAGTTTGCATTGGATTAAGCTTCTCGTCCAAACAATCCAAGACTAACCCACCAGTTCTTTACATCTAGTTtctcaaagatttttttttctaatccaAAAAGTAATTACTAAAGTTTAATAATTAGCTAAGTAGACATGATGTGAATGGGCTTAGTGGACTAGTTAAGAATAATTTTGAGTTACCTATATAGCTGACTAGTAATTTTACAGCTGTAATCATTAGATTATGTTCAGTTGTTTAAAGATTTAAATCTGTCAACAGTTCAGTTTTATTTGACATTTCCTTATTTCACTGttcaaagatggaaataaaagacaAAGGAAGAAAATTTGAAATTTATACTATACTTTTGTAGGATTATATGCGTCAAGCAGGTGAAGTAACATATGCAGATGCACATAAAGGAAGAAAGAATGAAGGCGTGATTGAATTTAAGTCTTACTCAGACATGAAGAGAGCTCTTGAAAAACTGGATGGTACAGAAGTTAATGgcaggaaaatcagattggttgaAGATAGGCCTTCATCGCGGCGGCGACGTTCGTACTCCAGAAGCCGAAGCCGCTCAAGGTATTTTAAATTAGTTATTGCAGGATGGTGTGTGAGGTGTCAAAAAGAGTAAGTCTGTAGAAAGGATAGAAACTTTGGTTGTTTTAAATGGTAACTTCTTGAAAGATTCCTGAATTTCCATTTACTTTAAAAGCATGTCTTCCTGCATGTACCAGTTACTGTCACGTTATTGCTCAACTTCTGGGCCAGAGTTAATTTTAGATTGTTTCTTTTACAGTACTgggattttgtttttatttatttagagatgttgTGCGGAAtagtcccttccagcccttcaagccacaccacacCGCAATTCCCaacaactcctgatttaaccctgactaatcatgtgacaatttacaatgaccggtgAATCTACCTAgtttgtttttggactgtgggaggaaccccatgcattccacggggaggatgtgtagacttcttacagatgatgctggaattgaactttgaacacaccAAGCtttaatagcatcgtgctaactgctatactAACGCCATACCGTTTACTGCCATCCCCCAAATCTATTTGCTACTTGAAACAACATTACAGCTACTTTAGTACATTCCTGCTCAGTCTCCTATCTTAAACGCTCATAAACCTGAGCTCTTCCTCAACTTGGATGCCTTCATCCTAAATCATTCTGTTCAGCCCTGACTCCCGTGCAAGGGTTGTGTTGATGCCtccattttaaaatctattcatgcTACAGCCCTGATTTTCACCAGCCCCACAGTTACTGAAGGCTTCAGCATTACTTTAATCTTAACTTTTAAGTGTCCTTGCACCCTACCAGCAGCAGCCATGCTTCAGCCACCTGTACTTCTTCAAATCCCTTCCTAATCCTCTCCCTTGTCTGAAACCCCATCTCCTTTATATCAGCTATGAGCCATGCTTAATGTTAATTTCCAGATGATTAGTAACATATCTTAAATATTTTACTACGTTAAAGGGGTTGTATAAATATAACTCATGAACATTATTCTACAACACTTGCTCATTTGGTTCCAATCTTGAAACTCTCATATCAGGATCTCTTCAAAGCCTACTTTACAAATCTTTTAAGCGCACCATTCTGTTTCGTCTTTCGGGTAAGGTGTCAATTTTTGTCAGATGTCCCTGTAGAGTGGGGGAATTTTTTAAAGTaccatttaattttcattttttggaagttcaTGTTAGTAGTACCTGTTCTTTTTTGGTGGCCTTTTAAAACAATATAGGTCTCGTTCTCCAAGCAGAAATCGCTCGCACTCTCATAAGAGTCGAAGCCGCAGTGGAAGCACTAAGAGCAGCCGGTCCCGATCACGgtatgtatacaatataaattgacttttatttttttaaatgaagttgAAAGTCTGGGCTTGAACATTAGTTTGTAGGAAAGGGAAGACTTGCTATTTTCTGCAGGTAGAGTGTGGCCTTGGGAGACTTAATCTGGCAAGTAATTGTGGAACAGTTGTTTTCAAATGGCACCTGGTAGAAATGTAGAAAATCATGGGGTGGTTGTGAAGGTGTAATTTTTTTTCGGCTGCACAAACCAACATGCATAATTGATTACTATTTGTACTATGTCATTGAATGGTCAGAATGCAGAAGGAGCCCGTTCAGCTCATATTCCCTTCGGCATTCTAGATAAACTCCCAGTCCCATCAACTTGCCCTTTTTCTGTTACTTTGCAAATTCCCTCATGAAGGCTACGGTGGAACCTAACTCCATATCTTGTATAAAATTTTTCATCTCAATTTTGTTCCCCTttatttttacatctgtattaCTTGTCCTTTGctcctttcaaaaaaaaaaacacagcttaTTACTACCTACTTTGTCCAGGCGGCTTGTCATTTaatatcaaatctcccttcgGCCTTCTCCAAAGAAAACAGTCTCAGTTGCTCTAATTGATCCTTATACTGTAGTCTATCATCTGTTGGTCATGTTCCTCAGAAATCTTGTCTGGATAATCTCTAATACTTCCCATTCTTATTTTAATAAGATGAGAAGAATTCCTGCCAAACTATATTGTATGAATAATCATAACATCCCTGTTTTATGCTCTGTGCTTATTCACATAGACCAGAATAGTGTATGTCCTATTGACTGCTTAACCTGTCGTACCTCTTGCAATGATATGAACAGACCTAGTCCCTCTGCTTCTGACTTTTAGAATTTTTTCCTACTATTGTGCATtgctttccacatctttcctatcaaaatgcaacacctcatttgcatttttaaaaattgtgataCAGTGCATCGTAGGccatttgagccatgctgcccagcaatctcccaatttaattcCAGCCtactcatgggacaatttacaatgacaaattaacctaccgaccgatacgtctttgggctttgggaggaaactggagaacctggaggaaacccacatggttatggggagagcACATAAGCTCCTCACAAgtagcaatgggaattgaacctgggtcattggtaCCGTAAAGCGTTATGCTGACCACTCTGCTACCGTGCCCTTGATCTGTTATGAATCTGCCCATTCCACGAGCCTTATCAGTCATCCAAAAATTCCAGATTTGTGGACTCCTCCCCCCCTGCCCCCCGGCAAATCAAGATAATTAATGTAGATGGGGAAAAGCAATTGTTCTAAAGTGAAGAATCAACTGTTCACCAGAAGCTGCTCAGGTTGGTCTGTGTTGGTTGAGTACATTGTTATTTTGTGAAGCAGAAATAAATTGCTAACTGTTCTCAGCGGTGTATTAGCGTGGGTGAGAATTAGAGTGCGCTTTGGCAACTGGAATTTATATTTGAAATCATGCCACAAGGGTAGTAAGTTCTGTTCAGAGTTTTTTATTTTCACATCACAGCTGTGTAATTTTGACTTTGAACAAGAATAAATGTTTAATCTTctaaaatttgttttccagctcTGGTACACACTCTCGGAGCAAGAGTGCAAGCAGAAGCAAAAGTCGAAGTGTGAGCAAGAACAAAACCAAAAGCAGGAGCAGAAGTAAAGAGAAGAAAATCAGAGCAAGTAGTAGGAGTGGAAGTGAGGAgaaaagtaggagcaggagtgtTGAACAGGTTAAAGACGACAACGCAGAAGAGAAAGCTGAGAGCAGAAATGAGAACggggagaaagagaggagtgTTAGCAAAGAGAAGAGTAGAAGTCGGAGTAAGAGTAAAGATGGAGAGAAGACTGGTAGCAGAAGTAGAAGCAAAGAGAAGGGTAAAAGTAGGAGCAGAAGCAAAGAGAGGAGTAAGAGTAGGAGCCAGAGCAAGAGCAAGGAGAAAAGAAAGGGCAGGAAGAGAAGCAGAAGTGAGAGCAGAAGCAGGAGCAGAAGTCGGAGCAAAAATGAGAAGAGCAGAAGGCGTAGCAAACGTGACTGCAAGACTAAAAGTACCAGTAAGAGTGGGAAAAGAAAAGGTGACAAAGAACAATCTAGATCTAGGTCAAGATCAGAATCAAAGGAAAAGGAGGAAAAGACCAGAACTGTTGAAACAGAGGCTGCGGGTGACGGTGCAGAAGTGGATGGGGAATCAGATGTTAACGAACAGACTAAGTCCAGGCTTGCATCTCGTTCTAGGTCAAGGTCCAGGTCAAAGGCCAAATCTAAATCTCGTTCCAGGTCTAAATCAGTCTCCAAAACCAGGTCACGT is a genomic window of Mobula hypostoma chromosome 28, sMobHyp1.1, whole genome shotgun sequence containing:
- the LOC134339118 gene encoding serine/arginine-rich splicing factor 4-like isoform X2, which encodes MPRVYIGRLSYQARERDVERFFKGYGKILEVDIKNGYGFVEFDDPRDADDAVYELNGKELCGERVIVEHARGPRRDGGYSSQRSGYGYRRSGRDRYGPPTRTEYRLIVENLSSRCSWQDLKDYMRQAGEVTYADAHKGRKNEGVIEFKSYSDMKRALEKLDGTEVNGRKIRLVEDRPSSRRRRSYSRSRSRSRNRSHSHKSRSRSGSTKSSRSRSRSGTHSRSKSASRSKSRSVSKNKTKSRSRSKEKKIRASSRSGSEEKSRSRSVEQVKDDNAEEKAESRNENGEKERSVSKEKSRSRSKSKDGEKTGSRSRSKEKGKSRSRSKERSKSRSQSKSKEKRKGRKRSRSESRSRSRSRSKNEKSRRRSKRDCKTKSTSKSGKRKGDKEQSRSRSRSESKEKEEKTRTVETEAAGDGAEVDGESDVNEQTKSRLASRSRSRSRSKAKSKSRSRSKSVSKTRSRSKSCSPSRSVSRSVSRSRSRSRSKS
- the LOC134339118 gene encoding serine/arginine-rich splicing factor 4-like isoform X1, encoding MPRVYIGRLSYQARERDVERFFKGYGKILEVDIKNGYGFVEFDDPRDADDAVYELNGKELCGERVIVEHARGPRRDGGYSSQRSGYGYRRSGRDRYGPPTRTEYRLIVENLSSRCSWQDLKDYMRQAGEVTYADAHKGRKNEGVIEFKSYSDMKRALEKLDGTEVNGRKIRLVEDRPSSRRRRSYSRSRSRSRSRSPSRNRSHSHKSRSRSGSTKSSRSRSRSGTHSRSKSASRSKSRSVSKNKTKSRSRSKEKKIRASSRSGSEEKSRSRSVEQVKDDNAEEKAESRNENGEKERSVSKEKSRSRSKSKDGEKTGSRSRSKEKGKSRSRSKERSKSRSQSKSKEKRKGRKRSRSESRSRSRSRSKNEKSRRRSKRDCKTKSTSKSGKRKGDKEQSRSRSRSESKEKEEKTRTVETEAAGDGAEVDGESDVNEQTKSRLASRSRSRSRSKAKSKSRSRSKSVSKTRSRSKSCSPSRSVSRSVSRSRSRSRSKS